The stretch of DNA GAGGAGTGAGGACAGATCCGGCTAAAGTGGCTGCCATGGTAGAATGGCCAAGACCAGTGGCTGTAAAAGAATTGAGGGGATTTCTGGGATTGACAGGGTATTACAAAAAGTTTATTCGGAATTATGGGACAATAAGCAAACCCCTAACTGAATTACTTAAGAAAGATGCCTTCCAATGGAAACCTAAAGCTGAAACTGCTTTTATTCAACTTAAAAAGGCTATGATTGAGGCCTCGGTGTTGGCATTACCGGATTTTACAAAGGGTTTTGTAGTGGAGACGGATGCTTGTGACAAAGGAATAGGAGTTGTGCTGTTGCAAGGAGAACGACCAATGGCATTCATTAGCCAGGCTTTAGCTCCAAAACACTTGGGATTGAGTGTTTATGATAAAGACCTACTAGCGGTTTTGGCAGCAGTAGAAAAATGGCAACATTACTTGGAAGGGTTTTCGTTTGTGACAAAAACAGACCACCAAagccttaaatttttgtcacagcAAAGATTGCACACACAATTACAGCGGAAAGGCATCTCCAAACTGATGGGGTTAGATTTCACAATTCAATATCGGAAGGGTAGAGCAAACTTGGTAGCAGATGCATTGTCCAGGAGGGATGAGAAAGGCACTTGTCATGTAATATCTACTATTCTACCTATGTGGATTCAGGAGTTGGTACGAAGTTATGACACCACGGATTGGATTAAGGAGAGGGCAGCCCAATTAGCAGTGCAACCAGCAGGGCAGCAAGGAAATCCTAAGGGATATACTTTAACTCAAGGGGTGCTTCGTTACAAAGGCAGATTGGTAGTTGGAAAAGACCAAACGCTTAAAGAGCAGATTATAAAGGCCTTACACTGCTCACCAATAGGGGGACATTCGGGTGTAAGGGTCACCTATCAAAAGGTGAAGCAACTCTTCTTTTGGCTAAGATTGAAAAGGGATGTGGTACAATTGGTGCTATCATGTGAGATCTGTCAGCAGTGTAAACATGAACAGGTCCCTTACCCTGGGTTGTTGTAGCCTTTAGCAATTTCGGAGCAAGCATGGGAGAGGATATCAATGGATTTCGTGGAAGGCCTACCTAGATGAGAAGGGAAGGATGTGATATTAGTGATAGCAGATCGGTTGACCAAATTCAGCCATTTTATCAGCTTAACTCACCCATTTACAGCAGCAGAGGTGTCACGAGTCTTCCTAGATTCGGTGGTCAAGATCCATGGGGTGCTCAAATCCATAATATCTGACAGGGATACCATTTTTACCAGTCGCTTTTGGCAggaattattcaaaaaattaggtGTCGGGTTGTATATGTCAACtgcataccatccccaaacggACGGACAAACGGAGCGGGTAAATCAGTGTGTTGAAGCCTATTTGCGCTACATGTGTTTCACAAAACCCAGGAGCTAGAATAAGTGGTTAGGcctagctcaatggtggtacaattctagcTACCATAGTACCATTAATAGGAGTCCTTTTGAGGCCATGTTTGGGTATAAACCAACCTTCTTACCTGCAATTTCAGGCCCTAATCCTACTATGGCAGCAGTGGGCGAGTATTTCTCACAAAGACAGTACTGCCCAGAATCGAATGAAGCAGATGGCGGATAAAAGGAGGACTGAAAGATCATTTGAAGTGGGAGAGCAGGTCTATTTGAAGGTCAGACGTTTCCTCCAACAGCCTTACACCACAATTCTAGTTTCCAAGCTGAGTCCTAAGTATTTTGGACCATTTCCTATTGTGGCCAAGGTGAGAGCAGTGGCTTATCGATTGCAGCTGCCAAAAGGGGTGCAAGTTCACCCtgtttttcatgtttcattACTTAAGCCAGTTAAAGGGCCCCTAGCTAATGTCAGCACCGAATTACCTCCCATAGCTGAGCAGCTGGAAGAGGAGGTAGAGCCTCATGCCATTGTTGAGAGAAGGATCATATACAGGGGCATTTTACCTATTACACAAGTACTGGTTTAGTGGACTAATCGACCACTGGAGCATACTACTTGGGAAAATTTACTAGAATTGTTGCAGCAGTTTCCCAGGGCTGCCGGACTCTTAtaattcttgaggacaataaTTGATTGAAGGAGAGGgcaattgtcacgaccctaagggCAGTTAGGGAATAAGCCTACATTGTATGTTACTTAGGAGCTATAAGGCGGGAAGTTAGCCATAACCAACTATGGTTATTCTGTTAGGATTGATTGTATAAATACTGCCCATGTAAAGAAGTAGGCATCAATGAAGAAGTAATTCCAGAATTCTCTcacttttgttctctctctttctctctctttgctgCTAATTCCCAATCGAGTCAGGCACAATCCTCAAGTCCTGACAAAGATAAAACATGTGAGACTCGATTAAAGATGGcttgatcatgtgagaagaaaaccaataaaggCTCCcatgaggagagtggatggagTGGAACAAGTATCTTGcaaagaagatagaggaagaccaagaataACTAGGTTGGAGATCTTTAGttatgatatgagttataatgGCTTTATAGAAGAAAAGGCCACAAGTAGAAATGACTgacaagctagaattcatgtaacagACCCTACATGATGGGATGAAaacttggtatgttgttgttcATGTTTTAGGGCAATACTATCTATCCCAACATAAAAGGTAGAACCTTGTATCTAATGTTCAAATATGTCAATAAATGAACCTATGAATTGACCTGTTTCAAGTAATCATGCAGAAGAGAAACTGTAGCACAAGTCGCTTGTGTGATAACTTTGCTTTAGTTTTAGCTGAGGCATGAATATACTGTATGTGCTGTCACAGTTCACTTACCTTAAGGTAGTCACATGGTATACAAAGAATTCATGATGTTTGGTCTAATGAGTTCTACGCTGACTGTAGGCTAGCTAACACAAGGCTTACTGTAGGCTAGATAACACAAGGCTTAGGAGAAGGGCTGGGAGAAGAGGGGGGTGGGGGGTAGCAAGAAAGCATTAAGATTGAATTGCATGATCTGGTTGGACATGATTATAGGCTTGATTAGATTAGTAGCTCACTGCTGCCATTTCCCTGGTAGCTAATCCAATCAATGTTATGTCTGACAATTTTAAACAAGAAGTGACATTGTCGTTATCTTTTCATTGGAGCATGTTGATGAAAtagttagcttaagagggggggaggggggattaAGCCTCTTTCACCCTTTTTAAAAACTTCAAATAAACAGAAGTAgagtaaaaatgtaaaaatcaagcacaacaaatttaaagtgGTTCAACTTtaaagcttaatccactacctcggttcctcactaaggattttggcAAACACAATTTTTACCTATACCTTTGTAGCTTTTAAGCAGGTTCGGCTACTTAACCTTGACAAGTTGGCTTTTCAATATTTGGCTTAGCCACAACTAATGCCTTTTAAGGTTCAGACTTAACCTTTACAAATTTCACAAATAATGTGAAAGGATTTATcaagagaaaatataaagatgTTACAATAGGaacaaaaatatctcttcaaagaGAGTTACAGAATATGGAATGCAAATCACTCGCTTTTAAAAGATCAGAAAGATTTTATCGAGAAGACTTGTGAGAAGTTGAGCTCAGAATGCTTGTATGTTCTTGTAAACTTTTTCTTCAGACTCCTCCTATTTATAGGGCTTCATGTCTTGAATGTTGTTGACTTTGCATTAAACAATTGGAATGTTTGTTTAAGTTACAACTGGcactttttgtctctacaaACTTTAAACAATTATTAACAATTCATAAAGTACGCACAAGTTGTCTGAAAAGCATTTAATGCACTGAAAAGTAGAAACTAACTTCATTGAATGCAATGTAACGgctatatttttgaaatctaaCAAGAAATACTCTGAGTATAAATTAGCATTATTCGACTAAGTTTGATTCTTACTTGATTAGATGTAttatgtaatcgattatatttCATGCTTACTCTAGTAGGAGGATACCATTACTTGATTATTTGCAAGCCACAGAAAAATGCTTTATCTACTCTTCTACAAAGCAATGTTTATTTGATTAGCTATGATTCTTACTCAAGTACAAAGATCATTACCCAATTAAATCTTAAGTCCAGAGACACAACCTATTTTCAGCTTATGTTTACTCGACTACAAATGATATCTACTcgaatacaaaaaaaatactttcaCTGGAGTAAAAAGATGCCCAAAAACTTTAAGTTAagattactcaattacaaagcAAATTCATTCGAGTACAACTgattattactcgattacaaaaacaatttaattacttttaagATGACAGAAAATTGTATCACACACTTGAGTACAAGGGTTTTGTTAGTCGAATACTTCCTATGTTTACTCGATTATTCTTACAtatgtaatcgattatttttgaaatactttGAGCATTACTCAATTACTCTTATGGTTTAAtcgattaattttttcttgaaaactttGTTGATTCTTCACATACTCGATTATATTGAACATGTCacttgattaaaattttgatgaacataagaattttttcaattgttttagtCATTATCGTTGAAccaaatttactatttttctttctcattaaatcaaaacacctAATGAATCAGCACgtgtatttttttatcttgataTGTGGCATGAGTTTTGGGGAATGAGATCTTTATCAGTCTGTTGACTATTGGCTTGCATTCTTACATAAGTTTGAACCTAAGTGCCGTGGGCCTGGGGGCACAGCCTGACAGGCACCCAAATTAGTCTCCATGTTCCTTCTGCTGGTTCAAATTTGCTAAGTTGGAAAGGAGAGTAGTTTTTTCCTTTAAGTATACATTATGGTCGGATGGCCTCAAGCAATTAACTTTTTACCCTCAGGTTACGAGCTTCTGGACAACCTTACCTTGCTTTCCATACTGGCCTCACGAGAGATACCTTAGCATATCATGGCTGTGCTGAGCTTTTTCAGGTAGCTACCAAACCCTACTTATGCTGATCATCTTGCCATGTTGACTTAGCCTGTTTGTTGCAGCAAAAATTATATGTTGCAAAGCCGATATATGCTATTAGAGtggaatttttttatcttcGTAGCCTTAGAATGTAGTTCTGTATGAAGTGCTAACAATTTATGGTTTCCATTACATCCACACAAAAAAATACTTCATCTGCAAAattgggaaaaagaaaaacttttggTAGTAATGCAAGAATCTGTCaaaaaaacattatataaaagtaaaacatgAATGTGTTAAAGTATCAAATTAATAGAAGGATCATCTTTAATATTTATAGCTTGTGGGAGACTTCATTCATCTTTATATCTGAAGAGTTTGCTAGAAAACATCTACTTTTGCCAATATGGCTAACTGTATATTCATTTGCTTGTTACTGTTGTACTATATTCTATTCTTGTTATGTCTATGTGTGTGATTTTTATTCCTCCAGGATGTTCATACTGAACTTATACAATACCGAAGGGCACAGATGATTAAACAAGGAATTGTAAAGGAAGAACTAAGTGTTGATTCACATGTTCGGAAAGGCAATGGTTCATGCCCCCTCATGCCTGAGGAGGTATCCTGCTTCATGATTGCTTTCCTActgattaatatgaaattttattgTCACTATATAACTCGAATAATCTGATGgcattttttgaaatgtttgtatttttccctttttaacTGAATGAAATGTCTTATATTTTCATTGCATGTGTTTGCAATTTTATGCATTCTTGCACCCAACTAGATTGCTTTAAGGAAGCTGAAATCAAAGCAAGCACAGGAATTACAAATTTCTTTCTTATTGTTCCACAGGGTATACTGGTTCTGGTTCTTTTTCATGTCCAATATCTTAGCATGAGATGTTGATTGATGTAGATGACAAGGTAGTTACTTATACCAGAGGGGAGCTCGTTGGcattagagatttttttttgtgtgtgcatTTGAACGAGATAAAGACTGCAAACTATGAAACCTGGTCCTAATGTTCAAACAGAAAATGATTTCCATGCTTGATTATGGCTTGAAGTGAGCTGAAAAGGCTATTAAGATTGCTTTTGTCTTTAGCAAGTTCATCTATACACTACTAAACTTCTCTGATCTACTGATACCATAGAAACAAATGTATAGCATACAGTTTTACAAAGCTACGGTTTGAGGTTTGTAAAATTAAGATGCAATACCCTTGAGGGGTGTAAAGTGCATGGTAACTTCAGATGAGTTTTCAATATTGTGAGTCGTCAACTTATTTGCCCTTGATGCCGAACCTTGTTGGAGGATATGGAAGCTTTTTCCCTTCTGACCATGCTCAATAAATTTAAGTCATCTTAGCAGTTTATATCAACTCTTTCCGTTTCATTGAATTGCTCTGGGTTTACCAGTCACTGCAAACATCCCTTGGCTCTGAATATGCAGTATAATTAATGCATTATATCACTTTCCTTTGACTCTTGTTTCATCCCAAACATTTAAATCAATACGCAAGTTATTGAATAAGGAAGAATTAAAGTTGCAACAATATCTGATGGGTAATTGGTTTAACTGACCGAACTTTTGACAGGAATATGTTTAGCGCATACGTAATATGAGCTTCTATTATGTACAACAATTATCTtattcctttttcatttttgtagGTAGGGCTTCTCCTTCGGGTCATGGGTTACCCTCCTAAAATGAGAATATACTTGGCAGGCTCTGAAACCTTTGGTGGTCAAAGGATTCTTATACCTTTACGTGCACTGTACACCAACTTAGTAGATCGTACTTCTTTATGTAGCAAGCAGGAGCTAATCAACTTGATTGGACCTGAAACTCCACTTCCTGAGGATCTTTTCAAGCCTCCTCCAGCCAAAAGTGCAGAACAGCTAAAAGAAGAATGGAATAAAGCAGGACCACGACCCCGGCCTCTTCCTCCACCTCCTGGTAGGCCCATTTATCAGCATGAAAAGGAAGGATGGTATGCTTGGGTTGCAGAGAATGATTTTGAACCAGACCCTTCACTGGCGGATTTGAGGAGGCAAGCACACAGGTTGTTATGGGCTGCTCTTGATTATATTGTTTCAGTGGAAGCAGATGCTTTCTTTCCTGGTTTCAACAACGATGGAAGTGGATGGCCAGATTTTTCAGGCTTGGTCATGGGACATCGTCTTTATGAGATGGCATCTGCCAGAACATATCGGCCAGACAGGTAAAAATGATCAGAAattctatttgattattttgagtTCAGTTTTGGTTTCTTATGGAATGGCGGATTTGTTAGCTCACAACCACGCAGATTAATATGCTTTCATAAtccttaattttatttgtactGATGCAATGGAATTATGCCCTGTCCTCTCAAGATAATTGAATGGCTGAAtgtacaaaagaaaaaatgctGTGTGCTTGAGTAGGCACGCTTTTTCTTCatcagtatatatattttttttctcttttactttgaTTTTCGAGAATTTCCCATCTTTAATCACGCAATCTTGAACTCAAAGCAGGAAATATCTTGCTGAGCTCTTGAATAGTACCCGAGACAATCTTTACCATCCAAAACACAATTGGACGCTTTCAGTGCGAGAGCATCTGACCAAGAGCCTGCGTGAGGAAGGCCTTGAAAGGGAATTTCGTATATCAAAACCGTCATCATTTCTTTCACACCCCATTCCTGAATGCTCCTGCAGAATTCTCAACCCCACCCGTGTTCCTGCCTTCTTATCTTATGAAGGGCGCGAGGAGTGCCCCAAAGGACTGGAGCATTCTACCACTACCCTTCGCTATCAGAAGAACAGCACTAATGAGAGTGAACTACAAGAAAATGAGACGGATTTGGAA from Diospyros lotus cultivar Yz01 chromosome 6, ASM1463336v1, whole genome shotgun sequence encodes:
- the LOC127803923 gene encoding protein EMBRYO SAC DEVELOPMENT ARREST 30-like isoform X3, whose translation is MPHLEVHILLLHLRRITVSYMPKFLVDLRRFEVRLLNATLVIPEIQESTRSKGISSKFKSFSYLYDEEKFIEALKNDVTVVKSLPPKLKEARKRKQFASFKPKSSASPTFYIKEVLPKLKEGKVVGLVLHNGGCLLPILPPSLAEYQRLRCRVAFHALQFRPEISALGHLMVERLRASGQPYLAFHTGLTRDTLAYHGCAELFQDVHTELIQYRRAQMIKQGIVKEELSVDSHVRKGNGSCPLMPEEVGLLLRVMGYPPKMRIYLAGSETFGGQRILIPLRALYTNLVDRTSLCSKQELINLIGPETPLPEDLFKPPPAKSAEQLKEEWNKAGPRPRPLPPPPGRPIYQHEKEGWYAWVAENDFEPDPSLADLRRQAHRLLWAALDYIVSVEADAFFPGFNNDGSGWPDFSGLVMGHRLYEMASARTYRPDRKYLAELLNSTRDNLYHPKHNWTLSVREHLTKSLREEGLEREFRISKPSSFLSHPIPECSCRILNPTRVPAFLSYEGREECPKGLEHSTTTLRYQKNSTNESELQENETDLEEQLEPEDESSTTGTPPSSEQDEEMDGDD
- the LOC127803923 gene encoding protein EMBRYO SAC DEVELOPMENT ARREST 30-like isoform X2 yields the protein MIFKSKIKWAALGGLVLSFLSLLVHLLLAKYSSADLVQYSAAAGFTEDLNINVDGRQGTSNRKVWRNVISLESLQPYATPRSPYPAAPSEENNGFIYAKVFGGFEKIRSSICDLVTISRLLNATLVIPEIQESTRSKGISSKFKSFSYLYDEEKFIEALKNDVTVVKSLPPKLKEARKRKQFASFKPKSSASPTFYIKEVLPKLKEGKVVGLVLHNGGCLLPILPPSLAEYQRLRCRVAFHALQFRPEISALGHLMVERLRASGQPYLAFHTGLTRDTLAYHGCAELFQVGLLLRVMGYPPKMRIYLAGSETFGGQRILIPLRALYTNLVDRTSLCSKQELINLIGPETPLPEDLFKPPPAKSAEQLKEEWNKAGPRPRPLPPPPGRPIYQHEKEGWYAWVAENDFEPDPSLADLRRQAHRLLWAALDYIVSVEADAFFPGFNNDGSGWPDFSGLVMGHRLYEMASARTYRPDRKYLAELLNSTRDNLYHPKHNWTLSVREHLTKSLREEGLEREFRISKPSSFLSHPIPECSCRILNPTRVPAFLSYEGREECPKGLEHSTTTLRYQKNSTNESELQENETDLEEQLEPEDESSTTGTPPSSEQDEEMDGDD
- the LOC127803923 gene encoding protein EMBRYO SAC DEVELOPMENT ARREST 30-like isoform X1, encoding MIFKSKIKWAALGGLVLSFLSLLVHLLLAKYSSADLVQYSAAAGFTEDLNINVDGRQGTSNRKVWRNVISLESLQPYATPRSPYPAAPSEENNGFIYAKVFGGFEKIRSSICDLVTISRLLNATLVIPEIQESTRSKGISSKFKSFSYLYDEEKFIEALKNDVTVVKSLPPKLKEARKRKQFASFKPKSSASPTFYIKEVLPKLKEGKVVGLVLHNGGCLLPILPPSLAEYQRLRCRVAFHALQFRPEISALGHLMVERLRASGQPYLAFHTGLTRDTLAYHGCAELFQDVHTELIQYRRAQMIKQGIVKEELSVDSHVRKGNGSCPLMPEEVGLLLRVMGYPPKMRIYLAGSETFGGQRILIPLRALYTNLVDRTSLCSKQELINLIGPETPLPEDLFKPPPAKSAEQLKEEWNKAGPRPRPLPPPPGRPIYQHEKEGWYAWVAENDFEPDPSLADLRRQAHRLLWAALDYIVSVEADAFFPGFNNDGSGWPDFSGLVMGHRLYEMASARTYRPDRKYLAELLNSTRDNLYHPKHNWTLSVREHLTKSLREEGLEREFRISKPSSFLSHPIPECSCRILNPTRVPAFLSYEGREECPKGLEHSTTTLRYQKNSTNESELQENETDLEEQLEPEDESSTTGTPPSSEQDEEMDGDD